A stretch of the Comamonas testosteroni TK102 genome encodes the following:
- a CDS encoding LysR family transcriptional regulator ArgP: MSSWDPVALECLAAIVEEGGFERAAQKLHITQSAVSQRLRALEAQVGSVLVERTRPVKPTSAGRLLLKHAKQLRLLRADLAHELQELAPQTGQSLAGEIVSIAINADSIATWAMTALDELVRSGLPLEVVVDDQDFTQELLRSGQVMGCVTTLGRALRGCTVQPLGAMRYVAVASAEFARQRLPQGLTRKNFNQLPYLSFNRKDDMQAEFVARCLGLRNVSLQHQILLPSCEAQVRAVRAGWGLGVLPQLLVQPALEAGDLVEIAPGHALSIALFWHCWNLESRVLAHVSQALLGKARQLLQA, translated from the coding sequence ATGAGTTCCTGGGACCCTGTTGCGCTGGAATGCCTGGCCGCCATCGTGGAGGAAGGCGGCTTCGAGCGCGCCGCGCAAAAGCTGCACATCACCCAGTCGGCCGTGTCCCAGCGCCTGCGCGCGCTGGAGGCTCAGGTGGGTTCGGTGCTGGTGGAGCGCACACGCCCCGTCAAGCCCACCAGCGCCGGTCGGCTGCTGCTCAAGCATGCCAAGCAGCTGCGCCTGCTGCGCGCCGATCTCGCGCATGAGCTGCAGGAACTGGCACCGCAGACCGGGCAGAGTCTGGCCGGCGAAATCGTCTCCATCGCCATCAATGCCGACAGCATTGCCACCTGGGCCATGACGGCCCTTGACGAGCTGGTGAGGAGCGGCCTGCCGCTGGAGGTGGTGGTCGACGACCAGGACTTCACGCAGGAGCTGCTGCGCTCGGGCCAGGTCATGGGCTGCGTGACCACGCTGGGTCGGGCCCTGCGCGGCTGCACGGTGCAGCCCCTGGGTGCCATGCGCTATGTGGCCGTGGCCTCGGCCGAGTTTGCCCGGCAAAGACTGCCGCAGGGGCTGACGCGCAAGAACTTCAACCAGCTGCCCTATCTGTCCTTCAACCGCAAGGACGATATGCAGGCCGAGTTCGTGGCGCGCTGCCTGGGCCTGCGCAATGTGTCGCTGCAGCACCAGATCCTGCTGCCCAGCTGCGAGGCGCAGGTGCGCGCCGTGCGTGCCGGCTGGGGCCTGGGCGTGCTGCCGCAGTTGCTGGTGCAGCCTGCGCTGGAGGCTGGCGATCTGGTCGAGATTGCGCCCGGCCATGCGCTGTCCATCGCGCTGTTCTGGCATTGCTGGAATCTGGAGTCACGCGTGCTGGCCCATGTCAGCCAGGCCTTGCTTGGCAAGGCCCGGCAACTGCTGCAAGCATGA
- a CDS encoding D-amino acid dehydrogenase, producing the protein MLLLFACKSADTGRMNIIVLGAGIIGISTAWHLRERGHQVTVVDRQSGPALETSYANGGQISVSYCEPWANRQAPWKALKWMFDKQAPLLLRPRLDSAQWRWCLQFLAQCNDRAFARNVQQIVALGAYSHLALKDMVQKTGIEFERLERGIAHFYSSRQAFAEAAEGVELMRQYGVQRRLVSCEELLAIEPAFTPYAAQIAGGTFTATDESGDARLFTEKLADLCAQAGVQFLYGHDILSLQPARRGKPARVQIRDGSDGTRRMLGADAVVVACGSYTPLLLRPLGVHVPIYPGKGYSATLPLLRPEKAPMVSTIDDSRKVAMSRLGNRLRVAGTIELGGFDLSLDTPTARARCEMLVARVEELMPGVCDTRLPEQGGDPQFWCGLRPATPSNIPCIGATQAAGIWVNAGHGTLGWTHGAGSGKAMAALMSGERPALDFRFWDEPVPEIARGARIASA; encoded by the coding sequence ATGCTGCTTTTGTTTGCCTGCAAGAGTGCAGACACTGGCCGCATGAACATCATCGTCCTGGGCGCCGGCATCATCGGCATCAGCACCGCCTGGCATCTGCGCGAGCGCGGTCATCAAGTCACCGTGGTGGACCGCCAGAGCGGTCCGGCCCTGGAGACCAGCTATGCCAATGGCGGCCAGATCTCGGTCAGCTACTGTGAGCCCTGGGCCAATCGCCAGGCGCCCTGGAAGGCGCTGAAATGGATGTTCGACAAACAGGCTCCGCTGCTGCTGCGGCCCCGGCTCGACAGCGCGCAATGGCGCTGGTGCCTGCAGTTCCTGGCCCAGTGCAATGACCGGGCGTTCGCGCGCAATGTCCAGCAGATCGTGGCGCTGGGCGCCTACAGCCATCTGGCGCTCAAGGACATGGTCCAGAAGACCGGTATCGAGTTCGAGCGGCTGGAGCGCGGCATTGCCCATTTCTACAGTAGCCGGCAGGCGTTTGCCGAGGCCGCCGAAGGCGTGGAGCTGATGCGGCAATACGGCGTGCAGCGCCGTCTGGTCAGCTGCGAAGAGCTGCTTGCCATCGAGCCTGCATTCACGCCCTATGCCGCGCAGATTGCGGGTGGCACGTTCACCGCTACCGATGAGTCCGGTGATGCGCGTCTGTTCACCGAAAAGCTGGCCGATCTCTGTGCCCAGGCCGGTGTGCAGTTCCTCTACGGCCACGACATCCTGAGCCTGCAGCCGGCGCGCCGGGGCAAGCCAGCCCGGGTGCAGATTCGCGACGGCAGCGATGGCACCCGGCGCATGCTGGGCGCGGATGCCGTGGTGGTCGCCTGCGGCTCCTACACGCCGCTGTTGCTCAGGCCTCTGGGCGTGCATGTGCCCATCTACCCGGGCAAGGGCTATAGCGCCACCCTGCCGCTGCTGCGGCCCGAAAAAGCCCCTATGGTCTCCACCATCGACGACAGCCGCAAGGTCGCCATGAGCCGTTTGGGCAACCGCCTGCGCGTGGCCGGCACCATTGAGTTGGGCGGCTTCGATCTGAGCCTGGACACGCCCACGGCCAGGGCGCGTTGCGAGATGCTGGTCGCGCGCGTGGAGGAGCTGATGCCCGGCGTCTGCGACACGCGCCTGCCCGAGCAGGGCGGCGATCCGCAGTTCTGGTGCGGTCTGCGGCCCGCCACGCCCAGCAACATTCCCTGCATCGGTGCCACCCAGGCTGCTGGAATCTGGGTCAATGCCGGGCATGGCACCCTGGGCTGGACGCATGGTGCAGGGTCGGGCAAGGCCATGGCAGCCCTGATGAGCGGCGAGCGCCCGGCGCTGGATTTCCGGTTCTGGGATGAGCCGGTTCCCGAGATCGCTCGCGGCGCGCGGATTGCGTCGGCCTGA
- the hpaR gene encoding homoprotocatechuate degradation operon regulator HpaR, with protein MTQHDITPALDTSRSFARSLPMALLKAREAVMVRFRPSLRAHGLTEQQWRVLRIMSVADRRLRPMELSQLTFISMPSLSRLLKTLEGRLLIKRGRHVADLRGSEFALTPAGQEMVAQIVPHFETIYTEIEEQLGSAESEQLFRILEHVVQSLGLPGEDELGTD; from the coding sequence ATGACCCAGCACGACATCACTCCAGCCCTTGACACTTCACGTTCCTTCGCGCGCTCATTGCCCATGGCTTTGCTCAAGGCCCGCGAGGCGGTCATGGTGCGCTTTCGTCCTTCGCTGCGTGCGCACGGACTGACCGAGCAGCAATGGCGCGTGCTGCGCATCATGTCGGTGGCCGACAGGCGTCTGCGTCCCATGGAGCTGTCGCAGCTGACCTTCATCAGCATGCCCAGCCTCTCGCGCCTGCTCAAGACGCTGGAAGGGCGTTTGCTCATCAAGCGCGGCCGCCATGTGGCCGACCTGCGGGGCTCCGAGTTCGCCCTCACGCCCGCCGGCCAGGAAATGGTGGCGCAGATCGTGCCGCATTTCGAAACCATCTACACCGAGATCGAGGAGCAACTGGGCAGCGCCGAGAGCGAGCAGCTGTTCCGCATCCTCGAGCATGTGGTGCAAAGCCTGGGCCTGCCCGGAGAAGACGAGCTGGGCACGGACTGA
- a CDS encoding PolC-type DNA polymerase III: protein MSAAIAVIDFETTGMTPAQGARATEVAIVLLEQGRVVDRFQSLMQAGAWVSPFITELTGITNAMLRTAPPAAEVMRDAARFVGGAPMVAHNASFDSKFWQAELALAGEAAPQLFACTVLLSRRIYPQAPSHSLGNLARYLHLPSTGRAHRALADAEMAAALLARMQQDLCERHALPWPEHALLMQLQRCSKAKVGGWLAQQAGQGLLAAQTQD from the coding sequence ATGAGTGCTGCGATCGCCGTCATCGACTTTGAAACCACGGGCATGACGCCCGCCCAGGGCGCCAGGGCCACCGAGGTGGCCATCGTGCTGCTGGAGCAGGGCCGTGTGGTGGACCGCTTCCAGAGCCTGATGCAGGCCGGAGCCTGGGTCTCGCCCTTCATCACCGAGCTCACCGGCATCACCAACGCGATGCTGCGCACGGCGCCGCCCGCCGCCGAGGTGATGCGCGATGCAGCCCGCTTTGTGGGCGGCGCACCCATGGTGGCCCACAACGCATCGTTCGACAGCAAGTTCTGGCAGGCCGAGCTGGCACTGGCGGGCGAAGCCGCCCCCCAGCTGTTTGCCTGCACCGTGCTGCTGTCGCGCCGCATCTATCCGCAGGCGCCCAGCCACAGCCTGGGCAATCTGGCGCGCTATCTGCACCTGCCTTCCACGGGCCGCGCCCACCGGGCGCTGGCCGATGCCGAGATGGCGGCGGCCTTGCTGGCCCGCATGCAGCAGGACCTGTGCGAGCGCCATGCCCTGCCCTGGCCCGAACATGCGCTGCTGATGCAGCTGCAGCGCTGCAGCAAGGCCAAGGTCGGCGGGTGGCTGGCGCAGCAGGCCGGTCAGGGGCTGCTGGCAGCACAGACCCAGGATTGA
- a CDS encoding flavin reductase family protein, translating to MNSALPTSVLRSALPFSQREFRDALGQFATGVTIITARSAEGHAVGSTVSSFNALSLAPSLVLWSLGLKANSLPVFRHSTHYAVHVLAASQKPLAELFARKGADRFSHTQHHDSEHGVPLLEGCSAVFECRNLRQHEEGDHLLFIGEVERCEHHADRAPLLYHSGHMHAHGFVR from the coding sequence GTGAACTCCGCCTTGCCTACCTCCGTCTTGCGTTCGGCCTTGCCTTTCTCGCAGCGCGAATTTCGCGATGCGCTGGGGCAATTTGCCACCGGCGTGACCATCATCACGGCGCGCAGTGCAGAGGGCCATGCGGTGGGCTCCACGGTCAGCTCCTTCAACGCGCTGTCGCTGGCGCCCTCTCTGGTGCTCTGGAGCCTGGGTCTGAAGGCCAACTCCCTGCCCGTGTTCCGCCACAGCACCCACTACGCGGTCCACGTGCTGGCGGCTTCGCAAAAGCCGCTGGCCGAGCTGTTTGCACGCAAGGGAGCGGACCGGTTCAGCCATACGCAACACCATGACTCCGAGCATGGCGTGCCGCTGCTCGAGGGCTGCAGCGCGGTCTTCGAGTGCCGCAATCTGCGCCAGCATGAGGAGGGCGACCATCTGCTCTTCATCGGCGAGGTGGAACGCTGCGAGCACCATGCCGACCGCGCGCCGCTGCTCTACCACTCGGGCCATATGCACGCCCACGGCTTCGTCAGGTAA
- a CDS encoding TauD/TfdA dioxygenase family protein — MIDCGDRPAHTQRKVAAASSTGIELRRISPAIGVEVSGIDLRQPMSEEQTRELRQALVAHKVLVFREQNITPAQHVAFARRFGELELHPVFPHHPDHAELVLLGGNSKVPGTENVYHTDVSWRETPSMASVLRCVECPEVGGDTVWINMEQAYEQLPETRKQQIAGLYAVHDILPSFGARMTSAEQAQARGKYPPVVHPVVRTHPESGRKILYVNETFVTHFANFSSHFDSFRSANEIHAQQQDLMNYLLRQPAILEYQMRLHWEPNTIAMWDNRSTQHYAIQDYFPAVRRMHRATVKGDKPF; from the coding sequence ATGATCGATTGCGGAGACAGGCCGGCCCATACCCAGCGCAAGGTGGCTGCGGCAAGCAGCACGGGGATCGAGCTCAGGCGCATCTCCCCTGCCATAGGCGTGGAGGTTTCGGGCATAGACCTGCGCCAGCCCATGAGCGAGGAGCAGACGCGCGAGCTGCGTCAGGCGCTGGTGGCGCACAAGGTGCTGGTGTTTCGCGAGCAGAACATCACGCCTGCCCAGCATGTGGCGTTTGCGCGCCGCTTCGGCGAGCTGGAGCTGCACCCGGTGTTCCCCCATCACCCAGACCATGCCGAGCTGGTGCTTCTCGGCGGCAACAGCAAGGTCCCGGGCACCGAGAACGTCTATCACACCGATGTCTCCTGGCGCGAGACCCCATCCATGGCCTCGGTGCTGCGCTGCGTGGAATGCCCCGAGGTCGGCGGCGACACGGTCTGGATCAATATGGAGCAGGCCTACGAGCAGTTGCCCGAGACGCGCAAGCAGCAGATCGCCGGCCTGTATGCCGTGCATGACATCCTGCCCTCGTTCGGCGCGCGCATGACGTCTGCGGAGCAGGCCCAGGCGCGCGGCAAATATCCGCCCGTGGTTCACCCGGTGGTGCGCACCCACCCCGAAAGCGGCCGGAAGATTCTCTACGTCAACGAAACCTTCGTCACGCATTTCGCCAATTTCAGCTCGCACTTCGACAGCTTTCGCTCGGCCAACGAAATTCATGCCCAGCAGCAGGATCTGATGAACTATCTGCTGCGCCAGCCCGCGATTCTGGAATACCAGATGCGCCTGCACTGGGAGCCCAACACCATTGCCATGTGGGACAACCGCTCCACCCAGCATTACGCGATTCAGGACTATTTCCCGGCCGTGCGCCGCATGCACCGCGCCACGGTCAAGGGCGACAAGCCGTTCTAG
- the gorA gene encoding glutathione-disulfide reductase, with protein MQQQDFDYDFLVIGGGSGGVRASRVAAGLGARVAVVEAAQLGGTCVNVGCIPKKLLSHAAHFSQLAEEARGFGWQLEQPRFDWPVLIANKDREIERLNGVYGRMLAGAGVAVIHGRAELSGPHSVQVNGQTLHARHILIATGGTPSLPDIPGIEHAITSNEAFHLPQLPRRVVVVGGGYIAVEFASIFNGLGAETTLLHRRQQLLRGFDADLGLHLGQEMAQLGVNFRWEDEIQAIDKQADGLHLQLRSGEQLVVDCVMYATGRVPLIEGLGLEAAGVKVSDQGAIEVDPHFCSNVPSIHAVGDVVDRMALTPVALAEGSVVAHRLFGEGDKSAPDYELVPTAVFSHPQVGTVGLSEEAARVRFGAVQVFQSSFRPLTNRMGAEPENVFLKLIVSKADQRVRGVHMVGEGAGELMQGFAVALQCGATKQQFDATIGIHPTVAEELVTMREPVRE; from the coding sequence ATGCAGCAACAAGACTTTGATTACGACTTCCTGGTCATAGGTGGCGGCTCGGGGGGCGTGCGCGCCAGCCGCGTGGCTGCCGGCCTGGGGGCCCGTGTGGCCGTGGTGGAAGCCGCCCAGCTGGGCGGTACCTGCGTCAACGTGGGCTGCATCCCCAAGAAGCTGCTCAGCCATGCAGCGCATTTCAGCCAGCTGGCCGAGGAGGCTCGGGGCTTTGGCTGGCAGCTGGAGCAGCCGCGCTTCGACTGGCCTGTGCTGATTGCCAACAAGGACCGCGAAATCGAGCGTCTGAACGGCGTCTACGGCCGCATGCTGGCCGGCGCAGGGGTTGCCGTCATCCACGGCCGTGCGGAGCTCTCAGGGCCGCATAGCGTGCAGGTGAACGGGCAGACCCTGCACGCCCGCCATATCCTGATCGCGACGGGTGGCACGCCCAGCCTGCCCGATATCCCGGGCATCGAGCATGCCATTACCTCCAACGAGGCTTTCCATCTGCCGCAGCTGCCCAGGCGCGTGGTGGTCGTGGGCGGTGGCTATATCGCCGTGGAGTTCGCCTCCATCTTCAACGGCCTGGGCGCCGAGACCACCCTGCTGCACCGCCGCCAGCAGCTGCTGCGCGGCTTTGATGCCGACCTCGGTCTTCACCTGGGCCAGGAGATGGCCCAGCTGGGCGTGAACTTCCGTTGGGAGGATGAGATTCAGGCCATAGACAAGCAGGCGGACGGCCTGCACCTGCAGCTCAGGAGTGGCGAGCAACTGGTGGTGGACTGCGTGATGTACGCCACGGGTCGCGTGCCCCTGATCGAAGGACTGGGTCTGGAGGCGGCGGGGGTCAAGGTCAGCGACCAGGGCGCCATCGAGGTGGACCCGCATTTCTGCAGCAATGTGCCATCCATCCATGCCGTGGGCGACGTGGTCGATCGCATGGCCCTGACGCCCGTGGCGCTGGCCGAGGGCTCGGTGGTCGCCCATCGTCTGTTCGGTGAGGGCGACAAGAGCGCCCCCGACTACGAACTGGTGCCGACGGCGGTGTTCTCCCATCCGCAGGTGGGCACGGTGGGACTGTCCGAGGAGGCGGCGCGCGTGCGCTTTGGCGCGGTGCAGGTCTTCCAGTCCAGCTTCAGGCCGCTGACCAACCGCATGGGGGCCGAGCCCGAGAACGTCTTCCTCAAGCTCATCGTCTCCAAGGCCGACCAGCGCGTGCGCGGCGTGCATATGGTGGGCGAGGGCGCGGGCGAGTTGATGCAGGGCTTTGCCGTGGCGCTGCAATGCGGCGCGACCAAGCAGCAGTTCGATGCAACCATAGGCATACACCCGACCGTTGCCGAGGAGCTGGTGACCATGCGGGAGCCGGTGCGGGAATGA
- the minE gene encoding cell division topological specificity factor MinE has translation MSMLSFLLGEKKKSASVAKERLQIILARERVGGESGKPDYLPALQKELMAVISKYVDINPNDIKVQLERQENLEVLEVKIELPDATRG, from the coding sequence ATGTCCATGTTGTCGTTTCTGCTCGGAGAGAAGAAAAAATCCGCCTCGGTCGCCAAGGAGCGTCTGCAGATCATTCTCGCCCGTGAACGCGTGGGCGGCGAAAGCGGCAAGCCCGACTATCTGCCGGCCCTGCAAAAAGAGCTGATGGCCGTGATTTCCAAGTATGTGGACATCAACCCCAATGACATCAAGGTACAGCTGGAGCGCCAGGAAAACCTTGAGGTTCTGGAAGTCAAGATCGAGCTGCCGGACGCCACACGCGGCTGA
- the minD gene encoding septum site-determining protein MinD: protein MAKIVVVTSGKGGVGKTTTSASFASGLALRGHKTAVIDFDVGLRNLDLIMGCERRVVYDLINVIQGEANLNQALIKDKQCENLFVLAASQTRDKEALTQEGVKKVLDDLSAMDFEFIICDSPAGIESGALMAMHYADEALVVTNPEVSSVRDSDRILGMLSSKTERAVKGESIKEHLLITRYNPNRVEDGQMLSLEDIQDILRIELIGVIPESETVLQASNQGIPAVHMQGTDVAEAYQDVVARFLGEEKPMRFTEAVKPGFFKRMFGGR from the coding sequence ATGGCCAAAATCGTCGTCGTGACCTCCGGCAAAGGCGGTGTCGGCAAGACCACCACCAGCGCCAGCTTCGCATCCGGCCTCGCTCTGCGCGGCCACAAGACCGCAGTGATTGACTTCGATGTGGGTCTGCGCAATCTCGATCTGATCATGGGCTGCGAACGCCGCGTGGTCTATGACCTCATCAATGTCATCCAGGGCGAAGCCAATCTGAACCAGGCCCTGATCAAGGACAAGCAGTGCGAAAACCTGTTCGTGCTGGCCGCTTCGCAGACCCGCGACAAGGAAGCCCTGACGCAGGAAGGCGTGAAGAAGGTGCTGGACGATCTGTCCGCCATGGACTTCGAGTTCATCATCTGCGACTCGCCCGCCGGCATTGAAAGCGGCGCACTGATGGCCATGCACTATGCCGACGAGGCCCTGGTGGTGACCAATCCCGAAGTCTCGTCGGTGCGCGATTCGGACCGCATTCTGGGCATGCTCAGCTCCAAGACCGAACGTGCCGTCAAGGGCGAGAGCATCAAGGAACATCTGCTGATCACGCGCTACAACCCCAACCGCGTGGAAGACGGCCAGATGCTGTCGCTGGAGGACATCCAGGACATTCTGCGCATCGAGCTGATCGGCGTGATTCCCGAATCCGAAACCGTGCTCCAGGCTTCCAACCAGGGCATTCCGGCCGTGCACATGCAAGGCACCGACGTGGCCGAGGCCTATCAGGACGTGGTGGCACGCTTCCTGGGCGAAGAAAAACCCATGCGCTTTACCGAAGCCGTCAAGCCCGGCTTCTTCAAACGCATGTTTGGCGGGAGGTAA